The DNA region GGACAACCCAGGCTGGCGAACAGCTGGTGGCCAGGCGCGGTGATCGCGGAAGAGAACGCGACCGTGACAGCGCAGAGTCAGCAGCAGGCGTTGCTGGGGCGTCTGGCGACGTTAAGCGGCGAAGAGAGCGCAGAGGATGCCGCCGCCATTAACGCGCTGCGCCAGCAGATTCAGGCGCTGAAGGTGACCGGTCGACAGTCGGTAAACCTCGATCCGGACATAGTGCGGGTCAGCGAGCGCGGCAATCCGCCATTGCAGGGCAACTACACGCTGTGGGTGGGCGAGCAGCCGACTGAGGTCATGCTCTTTGGTCTGATAAGCCGTCCCGGAAAGCAGCCGTTTATGCCGGGACGCGACGTCGTCAGCTATCTCGAGGGACAAGAGCGGCTCAGCGGCGCCGATCGCAGCTATGCATGGGTGGTTTATCCCGATGGACGAACGCAGAAAGTGCCGGTTGCGTACTGGAATAAGCGTCACGTTGAGCCGATGCCCGGCAGCATCATTTTTGTCGGGCTGGATGATTCGCTCTGGAGCCGCGAACCGGACGCGCTGAACGCCGATATTCTTCACACCCTGACGCAGCGGATACCCGAATAATGAAAAAAACACATCTGCTTAGCTTACTGGCGCTGGGCATCAGCGCCGCCTGCCATGCCGAAACGTATCCGTCGCCGATTGGGCCCTCCCAGTCGGATTTTGGCGGCGTGGGATTATTACAGACCCCAACCGCGCGCATGGCGCGTGAAGGGGAATTGAGTCTTAACTATCGCGATAACGATCAGTACCGTTACTACTCCGCGTCCGTGCAGCTTTTCCCCTGGCTGGAAACCACGCTGCGCTACACCGACGTGCGGACCAAAAAGTACAGCAGCGTCGAGTCGTTCTCCGGCGATCAGACCTACAAAGATAAGGCGTTCGATCTGAAGTTGCGGCTGTGGGAAGAGAGTTACTGGACGCCGCAGGTGTCGGTCGGCGCGCGGGATATCGGCGGGACCGGCCTGTTCGATGCGGAATACCTCGTGGCGAATAAAGCCTGGGGACCGTTTGATTTCTCGCTTGGCCTCGGCTGGGGGTATCTGGGAACCAGCGGTAACGTTAGCAATCCGCTCTGTTCGTACAGCGATAAATATTGCTACCGTGATAACAGTTATAAACAGGCTGGCTCCATTGACGGCAGTCAGATGTTCCACGGTCCGGCGTCGCTGTTTGGCGGTGTTGAGTACCAGACGCCGTGGCAACCGCTGCGACTGAAGCTGGAATATGAGGGCAACAACTACCAGCAGGATTTTGCGGGCAAGCTGGAACAGAAAAGCAAGTTTAACGTCGGCGCCATTTACCGCGTCACCGATTGGGCCGACGTTAACCTCAGCTACGAACGCGGCAATACCTTTATGTTTGGGGTGACGCTGCGAACCAACTTCAACGACTTACGACCGTCGTATAACGATAACGCGCGGCCGAAATACCAGCCGCAGCCGCAGGACTCGATCCTGCAACACTCGGTGGTGGCAAACCAACTGACGCTGCTGAAATACAACGCCGGACTGGCTGACCCGCAGATTCAGGTGAAGGGCGACACGCTGTATGTGACCGGCGAGCAGGTGAAATACCGCGACTCACGTGAAGGGATCGAACGGGCAAATCGGATCGTCATGAACGATCTCCCGGAGGGGATCCGCACGATCCGCGTGACGGAAAACCGCCTCAACCTGCCGCAGGTGACCACTGAAACGGACGTCAGCAGCCTGAAACGCCATCTGGAAGGCGAACCGCTGGGGCAGGAAACGCCGCTGGCGCAAAAACGCCTTGAGCCGATAGTGCCGGAAAGTACCGAACAGGGCTGGTATATCGACAAATCGCGCTTCGATTTCCATCTCGATCCGGTGCTGAACCAGTCCGTGGGCGGGCCGGAAAACTTCTACATGTACCAGTTGGGCGTAATGGCGACGGCGGATCTGTGGGTCACCGACCACCTGCTGACCACCGGCAGCCTGTTTGGCAACCTCGCCAATAACTACGATAAATTTAACTACACCAACCCGCCGAACGATTCGAAGTTGCCGCGCGTACGTACCCGCGTGCGTGAATATGTGCAGAACGACGTTTACGTGAATAACCTGCAGGCCAACTACTTCCAGTACTTCGGTAATGGTTTCTATGGTCAGGCCTACGGCGGCTATCTTGAAACCATGTACGGCGGGGCGGGAGCGGAAGTGTTGTACCGTCCGGTCGACAGCAACTGGGCGTTTGGGCTGGATGCCAACTACGTGAAGCAGCGTGACTGGCGCAGCGCGCAGGACATGATGAAATTCACCGACTACAGCGTGAAGACCGGACACCTGACGGCCTACTGGACGCCGTCATTTGCCCAGGACGTGCTGGTGAAAGCGAGCGTGGGTCAGTACCTGGCAGGCGATAAGGGCGGCACGCTGGATATCTCTAAACGTTTCGACAGCGGCGTGGTGGTCGGTGGTTACGCCACCCTCACTAACGTCTCGCCGGATGAGTACGGCGAAGGGGATTTCACCAAAGGCGTTTATGTGTCGATTCCGCTGGATCTCTTCTCTACCGGCCCGACCCGCAGCCGTGCGGCAGTGGGCTGGACGCCGCTGACGCGTGACGGGGGCCAGCCGC from Citrobacter amalonaticus Y19 includes:
- a CDS encoding capsule biosynthesis GfcC family protein, producing the protein MMKRTIAALIFSLSASSVFAAGTVKVFSTGSAEPKTLTGAEHLIDLVGQPRLANSWWPGAVIAEENATVTAQSQQQALLGRLATLSGEESAEDAAAINALRQQIQALKVTGRQSVNLDPDIVRVSERGNPPLQGNYTLWVGEQPTEVMLFGLISRPGKQPFMPGRDVVSYLEGQERLSGADRSYAWVVYPDGRTQKVPVAYWNKRHVEPMPGSIIFVGLDDSLWSREPDALNADILHTLTQRIPE
- a CDS encoding YjbH domain-containing protein, with product MKKTHLLSLLALGISAACHAETYPSPIGPSQSDFGGVGLLQTPTARMAREGELSLNYRDNDQYRYYSASVQLFPWLETTLRYTDVRTKKYSSVESFSGDQTYKDKAFDLKLRLWEESYWTPQVSVGARDIGGTGLFDAEYLVANKAWGPFDFSLGLGWGYLGTSGNVSNPLCSYSDKYCYRDNSYKQAGSIDGSQMFHGPASLFGGVEYQTPWQPLRLKLEYEGNNYQQDFAGKLEQKSKFNVGAIYRVTDWADVNLSYERGNTFMFGVTLRTNFNDLRPSYNDNARPKYQPQPQDSILQHSVVANQLTLLKYNAGLADPQIQVKGDTLYVTGEQVKYRDSREGIERANRIVMNDLPEGIRTIRVTENRLNLPQVTTETDVSSLKRHLEGEPLGQETPLAQKRLEPIVPESTEQGWYIDKSRFDFHLDPVLNQSVGGPENFYMYQLGVMATADLWVTDHLLTTGSLFGNLANNYDKFNYTNPPNDSKLPRVRTRVREYVQNDVYVNNLQANYFQYFGNGFYGQAYGGYLETMYGGAGAEVLYRPVDSNWAFGLDANYVKQRDWRSAQDMMKFTDYSVKTGHLTAYWTPSFAQDVLVKASVGQYLAGDKGGTLDISKRFDSGVVVGGYATLTNVSPDEYGEGDFTKGVYVSIPLDLFSTGPTRSRAAVGWTPLTRDGGQPLGRKFQLYDMTSDKSVNFR